The Conger conger chromosome 15, fConCon1.1, whole genome shotgun sequence genome contains a region encoding:
- the gins3 gene encoding DNA replication complex GINS protein PSF3, producing MDTQSYMPVPPGVGKEENFFSLDDILLSQERLPCRTDTTFPRLGFLEKSNDSRDIPEATKMEMPLWLAKGLYERKRRVLSVELPKVYREGWRTVFNADPTVVDLHKMGPYYYGLGSQLLHFQHPENPEIAQAVLQTFIGRFRRTMDASQNAYNKDTSALVEPLDSLERALFKVGQSGLNAFQRWEMGQASHLSASSLVLNYRKRKITDLHD from the exons ATGGACACGCAATCGTACATGCCCGTACCACCAGGAGTGGGGAAGGAGGAGAATTTCTTCTCTCTTGACGACATTTTACTTTCTCAAGAGAGGCTACCTTGTCGAACCGATACCACTTTTCCTCGACTGGGATTTCTGGAGAAATCTAATGACTCACGAGACATACCAGAG GCCACAAAGATGGAGATGCCGCTGTGGTTGGCGAAGGGTCTGTACGAGCGCAAGCGACGCGTGCTGTCGGTGGAGCTGCCCAAGGTTTACCGAGAGGGCTGGCGGACGGTGTTCAACGCCGACCCCACCGTGGTGGACCTGCACAAGATGGGGCCCTACTACTACGGCCTCGGGTCGCAGCTGTTGCACTTCCAGCACCCCGAGAATCCCGAGATCGCCCAGGCAGTGCTGCAG ACCTTTATTGGGCGTTTTCGGCGGACGATGGACGCATCGCAGAACGCCTATAACAAGGACACGTCGGCGCTGGTGGAGCCTCTGGACAGCCTGGAGAGGGCGCTGTTCAAGGTGGGGCAGAGCGGCCTGAACGCCTTCCAGCGCTGGGAGATGGGCCAAGCCTCCCACCTCTCTGCCTCCAGCCTGGTGTTGAACTACCGCAAGAGAAAGATCACCGACCTGCACGACTGA